The sequence below is a genomic window from Prochlorococcus marinus CUG1438.
GTTCAAAGACTTCGCCAAGATGGTCATCTAGCTGCTGCTGTTGGATCATCAGCAGAGGCTATTGACTTATGCAGGGAACAATCACCTGACTTGTTGGTAAGTGCTGAAATTCTAGAACAAAACACAGCGATGAGATTGGCTCAACAATTAGGTTGCTCGGTTATTGTTTTAACTGCAAGATCTGGTGTGGAAGCGTTAGTTAACTTACTTGATGAAGGTGCCGATGACGTCCTCAGAAAGCCATTCGGACTTGAGGAACTAGCTGCAAGATGTAGAACCTTATTAAAAAGAGGAAGAATAGGATTACAAGAAAAAGTCGAAGTAGGACCTTTAGAAGTTCATCTACTCCTGAGGCAGGTGACACTAAGCGAGAAGCCCGTAGAACTAAGCCCACGAGAGTTTGCTCTGCTTTGCGCACTTCTAATGCCTCCTGGCATGGTAAGAAGTCGACAAGAGCTTCTAAGGATGGCTTGGCCCCCTTTCAGTGGAGGTCCAAGATCTGTAGATACCCAGGTCTTAACATTGAGAAGGAAATTAGAGCAAGCAGGTTTAGGAGAAGGCGGTGGGATAACCACTGTTAGACAGCAAGGTTATAGATTCAGTATTGATAATATTTAGTTTAGATAAGCAAAAAGTTCACCAACAATCATTAACAAAGATAGTAATGTTAATAACTTATAAGTCCAAAGAGGTGATATATAATTCATTTCCTTTATTGATATACCAGTATTTTTCGAAATATTTAATACAAATTTCTCGAAATTTTCCAACCTTTGTGGGATAAGAAAGTTTTCACCTTTTTTAGTATTAAAGTAATAAACCTTACTGCCCTGACTCGTCGGTAAAGTTTTGATTAATTTAATGTCTTTCCAAGTAATCTCCCAATTTTTTCTTCCTAGGATTTTGGAAATAATGCTAGTTTTATATGAAATCTGAGTATTGGATGTTTCTACATAATCACTTGTAATATTGATAATTAAAAAAAGGCCCAAAACAAAAGTAAATATTGAAGGGATTTTTAATTTATCCAGTGATATGAATGGTATGGGAATTGTAAGCGCTAAATATAAAGAAATGAGAGAACTTTTTACAAAAAAGAGAGTTTTAAACTTTTCTATCATCAGATAAAAACCTTTTAATCTGGCAAGTTGAAACTATTTATATTTAATCTTGAACCTATTTTATGTGCACAAGCATACCCGCTAAAAGCTACCGCATTGAGTCCTTGTCCAGGGAAGCATGAATCCCCGACACAGTAAAGGTTTTTAATTTTTGTAGTATTAAAAGGCATTGGCAAAAGTCCAAGCAACTTTTGACTAGGAATTGGTCCGTAACTACCTTCATATCTTCCAAGAAACTTTTTGTGGGTTTTTGGAGTTCCAATTTCTTTGTGATCAATATTATTTTCGAGATTAGGTATGATAGTAGAAATCTTTTCAACAAGAAATGTGAAATATTCCTCTTTCTTTTGAAGGTATTCTTTTCTTGAAAGACCTTCCCATTCACTCATTGATGAAGGAGTAAATGCATGGACGATATGCTTTCCTTCTGGAGCCAAAGACGAGTCAAGCAAAGTGGGTATAGAAACAAAAATCACCCCCTTTTCACTTTCTAATTCATCCCAGTTCTCAACAATTATATGATGACAATTGAAGTTATTGCTTATAGCATTTTTTTCTATCCCAAGGTGCATTGAGACAAAAGAAGGAGAAGCTTTATAAGTATCTGACCACTTATGTTCACTTTTCGGCACGTTTTTACTTGTAATTAATCCTTTCTTTTTCCCTTTTAGTCCAAATGTATCCCATCTAGTTGAATTAGATACGATGACATTTGAGTGAATTTCCTCCCCGTTTGAAAGTTTAACTCCTACCGCCCTCTCATTCTTTAAAAGTATTTCAGTAACATTAGCCTTATAGCGAATTTTTCCTCCTAATTTTTCCATACCAGAAACTAATTTCTCGGCTATTTTTCCTACACCCCCTCTGGGATAATTTATACCGCCCGCATGCCTATCTGTAAAAACCATTCCTGCATTAATCATGGGAGTTTTGAGGGCTGGCATGACTGACCAACAAAAACATTCAATATCTATAAATTTTAAGAGTTCAGGATCCTTTATAAACTTCCTTGCAACATCTCCCGCATTTACCGGTAACCATCTAGCTAAACCTAAACAAGATAAAGGAGATTTAAAAAAAACTTTTAAAAGGTAACTGGGATCCTCAATTGATAAAAGAGGCATTGTATCTAAACAATTAAATACATTTGCACAAGTATCATAGAATTTTTTTATGCCCTCTTTTTCATTTGGGAAACTTGCTGATAATTTTCTAATAAATTGATCATAATTTTTATCTACGGCAATATTAAAATTATTTGGGAGATGATATTCCAGTTGCACTGGATCAGGTATCGTTTCGCATTTTTCATTTACATCTTTTAGAGCACGAGTTAATAAATTGGTATAACCTTTATCACCAAATCCAAATATCATTGAAGCTCCGACATCAAAGGTATAACCTTTTCTCTTAAAAGAACCCCCACTTCCTCCTGGAATTATATATTTTTCTAGAACTAAAACTTTAGCCCCCTTCGCAGCTAGTTGTGATGCTGTAACTAACCCTCCTATTCCTGAACCAATAATGATTGCATCGAAATTTGCCTTATTAATTTCATTTTTGAGTCTCATAATTCTTTTATTCTAGTTAGTTTTGATAAGTAAGTGATCTTTTATACAATGAGAATCTAATATTTTTTTAAACTC
It includes:
- a CDS encoding response regulator transcription factor, translated to MQSTEQILASTPGSSQLPPTSQTPSRVLVVEPHPTLRTVLVQRLRQDGHLAAAVGSSAEAIDLCREQSPDLLVSAEILEQNTAMRLAQQLGCSVIVLTARSGVEALVNLLDEGADDVLRKPFGLEELAARCRTLLKRGRIGLQEKVEVGPLEVHLLLRQVTLSEKPVELSPREFALLCALLMPPGMVRSRQELLRMAWPPFSGGPRSVDTQVLTLRRKLEQAGLGEGGGITTVRQQGYRFSIDNI
- the crtH gene encoding carotene isomerase, producing MRLKNEINKANFDAIIIGSGIGGLVTASQLAAKGAKVLVLEKYIIPGGSGGSFKRKGYTFDVGASMIFGFGDKGYTNLLTRALKDVNEKCETIPDPVQLEYHLPNNFNIAVDKNYDQFIRKLSASFPNEKEGIKKFYDTCANVFNCLDTMPLLSIEDPSYLLKVFFKSPLSCLGLARWLPVNAGDVARKFIKDPELLKFIDIECFCWSVMPALKTPMINAGMVFTDRHAGGINYPRGGVGKIAEKLVSGMEKLGGKIRYKANVTEILLKNERAVGVKLSNGEEIHSNVIVSNSTRWDTFGLKGKKKGLITSKNVPKSEHKWSDTYKASPSFVSMHLGIEKNAISNNFNCHHIIVENWDELESEKGVIFVSIPTLLDSSLAPEGKHIVHAFTPSSMSEWEGLSRKEYLQKKEEYFTFLVEKISTIIPNLENNIDHKEIGTPKTHKKFLGRYEGSYGPIPSQKLLGLLPMPFNTTKIKNLYCVGDSCFPGQGLNAVAFSGYACAHKIGSRLNINSFNLPD